The following proteins are encoded in a genomic region of Dyadobacter sp. UC 10:
- a CDS encoding putative colanic acid biosynthesis acetyltransferase: MEKTLKTQTDLSKYDNSWYKPGSFAKQLLWYFTGRLFLNTHIPYPSGFKVWLLKMFGARIGKGVVIKPKVNIKYPWFLEIGDYTWIGENVWIDNLTLVTIESNVCLSQGCLLLTGNHNYSRSGFDLVVRPITIEKGAWIGAKATVCPGVKVGSHAVLTVNSVATNNMEADGIYQGNPAKYVKTRIITH; this comes from the coding sequence ATGGAAAAGACCTTAAAAACCCAAACCGATCTGTCAAAGTATGACAACAGCTGGTACAAGCCAGGCAGCTTCGCGAAACAACTTTTATGGTATTTCACCGGCCGCCTGTTCTTGAATACACACATTCCTTACCCTTCGGGATTCAAGGTATGGCTGTTGAAAATGTTCGGTGCCAGGATTGGAAAAGGGGTCGTGATCAAGCCGAAAGTGAACATTAAATATCCCTGGTTCCTTGAAATCGGCGATTATACCTGGATCGGAGAAAATGTGTGGATCGACAACCTCACTTTGGTGACTATTGAATCAAACGTCTGCCTGTCGCAAGGCTGCTTGCTTTTGACCGGCAACCATAATTATTCAAGGAGCGGATTTGACCTTGTTGTGAGGCCGATTACGATCGAAAAAGGTGCATGGATCGGTGCGAAAGCGACGGTATGCCCAGGCGTAAAAGTTGGTTCGCACGCGGTTCTGACTGTTAACTCAGTCGCAACCAACAATATGGAAGCCGATGGAATTTACCAGGGAAATCCTGCCAAATACGTTAAAACAAGAATTATAACCCATTGA